From Vibrio splendidus, a single genomic window includes:
- the lpxL gene encoding LpxL/LpxP family Kdo(2)-lipid IV(A) lauroyl/palmitoleoyl acyltransferase — protein MTTKTSPTNSTAQHVITKPPFTLALLHPKYWGVWFGFGLLALIVNVLPYRILLLLGRSLGSLGARYGKKRVAVATRNLELAFPDKPADEVAAMVSENFKNTGMALIETGITWFWPTWRFKRILVDKDTQALRTHKANGKGVLLCCVHALNLEITARAMAVLGISGLGVYRPHNNPAYEFIQYRGRTQNGNRLIHRKDVKRMIRILRQGEILFYLPDHDYGRNKSVFVPFFAVEDACTTTGTSILAYTSRCALVPGSGFRNADGKYEIMADESIEDDYPRKDEKAAAAYLNRYLEKIILRAPEQWMWLHKRFKTMEDPEVERGIRYK, from the coding sequence ATGACGACGAAAACTTCTCCGACAAACAGCACGGCACAACACGTTATTACTAAGCCACCTTTTACTCTGGCACTGCTCCACCCTAAATACTGGGGAGTGTGGTTCGGTTTTGGGCTATTGGCGCTTATCGTTAATGTTCTCCCTTACCGTATATTATTACTGCTAGGTCGTTCATTGGGCTCTCTTGGGGCTCGCTATGGTAAAAAGCGCGTAGCGGTCGCAACACGTAACTTGGAACTCGCCTTCCCAGACAAGCCTGCAGATGAAGTCGCTGCCATGGTCAGTGAGAACTTTAAGAATACTGGTATGGCGCTGATCGAAACCGGCATTACATGGTTCTGGCCAACGTGGCGTTTCAAGCGAATCCTTGTCGATAAAGACACTCAAGCACTGCGTACGCACAAAGCCAACGGTAAAGGTGTTCTTCTATGCTGTGTGCATGCCTTGAACTTAGAGATCACTGCGCGAGCAATGGCCGTTCTTGGTATTTCTGGTTTAGGGGTTTATCGCCCGCACAACAACCCAGCTTATGAATTCATTCAATACCGTGGTCGTACTCAGAACGGCAACCGCCTTATCCACCGTAAAGACGTGAAGCGTATGATTCGAATCCTGCGTCAGGGTGAGATCCTTTTCTACCTGCCGGATCATGACTACGGCCGCAACAAGTCTGTGTTTGTGCCTTTCTTCGCTGTAGAAGATGCGTGTACCACAACAGGCACCAGTATTCTGGCTTACACTAGCCGATGCGCTCTTGTTCCGGGTTCAGGGTTTAGGAATGCCGATGGTAAGTATGAAATCATGGCGGATGAGTCAATCGAAGATGACTATCCACGCAAAGATGAAAAAGCCGCAGCCGCTTATCTAAACCGCTATCTTGAGAAAATTATCTTACGAGCACCAGAACAATGGATGTGGCTACACAAGCGCTTCAAAACAATGGAAGACCCAGAAGTTGAGCGCGGCATTCGTTACAAATAG
- the slmA gene encoding nucleoid occlusion factor SlmA — protein sequence MAGTRKSNRREEILQALAQMLESTEGASRITTVKLAKQVGVSEAALYRHFPSKARMFEGLIEFIEEALMSRINRILDEEKDTLERIRLVMQLILVFSERNPGLTRILSGHALMFENERLRERINQLFERIETQLRQILRERKLREGKSFPVDEKILAAQLLGQVEGSLNRFVRSDFKYQPTENFDAYWALLSAQIK from the coding sequence ATGGCTGGTACTCGAAAATCAAACCGTCGTGAAGAAATCCTACAAGCTCTCGCACAAATGTTGGAATCGACCGAAGGTGCTTCTCGTATCACAACGGTAAAGTTGGCCAAGCAAGTCGGCGTATCTGAAGCTGCGCTCTACCGCCACTTCCCAAGCAAAGCTCGCATGTTTGAAGGCCTGATCGAGTTCATTGAAGAAGCGTTGATGTCTCGAATCAACCGTATTCTCGATGAAGAAAAAGACACTCTTGAGCGTATCCGCCTCGTGATGCAACTTATCTTAGTCTTTTCTGAGCGCAACCCTGGTTTGACTCGTATTTTGTCGGGCCATGCCCTAATGTTTGAGAATGAGCGCCTGCGTGAACGCATCAATCAGCTTTTTGAGCGTATTGAGACTCAACTTCGCCAGATCTTACGTGAAAGGAAGCTTCGTGAAGGGAAATCGTTCCCTGTTGATGAGAAGATCTTAGCGGCTCAACTGCTCGGTCAGGTTGAAGGCAGTCTGAATCGATTTGTTCGCTCTGATTTCAAATATCAACCGACAGAAAACTTTGATGCTTATTGGGCACTGCTGAGCGCTCAGATTAAGTAG
- the coaBC gene encoding bifunctional phosphopantothenoylcysteine decarboxylase/phosphopantothenate--cysteine ligase CoaBC, whose amino-acid sequence MQTLVNQLSNADQQGLAGKKILLGISGGIAAYKCAELTRRLIERGAQVQVVMTNAAKEFITPLTMQAVSGRPVSDSLLDPAAEASMGHIELAKWADLVLLAPATADLIARMTAGMGNDLLTTLLLATDAPVAVSPAMNQQMYSHPATQENIATLKRRGCEIWGPAAGEQACGDVGMGRMLEPMQLVHRCEDFFQPKPLAGRSVLITAGPTREAIDPVRYITNHSSGKMGYALAEAAAKQGATVTLISGPVSLATPNQVNRIDVDSAQQMFDAVSTNAAQHDIFISCAAVADYRPLSIADQKLKKVDGKDDMTIQMVKNPDIVASVASMTEGRPFTVGFAAETQDVEKYARGKLERKNLDMICANDVSVEGQGFNSSSNELHLYWKDGDKSLPLDSKDTLGFQILDQIQQLIGA is encoded by the coding sequence ATGCAAACATTGGTTAATCAACTGAGTAACGCTGACCAACAAGGCCTAGCTGGAAAAAAAATCCTCCTTGGCATTAGTGGTGGTATCGCTGCGTATAAATGTGCCGAACTGACTCGACGCTTAATTGAACGTGGTGCGCAGGTACAAGTCGTCATGACGAATGCAGCCAAGGAGTTCATCACTCCTCTCACCATGCAAGCCGTCTCTGGAAGGCCAGTGTCTGATAGTTTGCTTGATCCTGCTGCTGAGGCTTCCATGGGGCACATTGAGCTCGCGAAATGGGCTGACCTCGTGTTATTAGCGCCAGCAACCGCAGATCTTATTGCGCGCATGACGGCGGGTATGGGCAACGACCTGCTGACCACGCTGCTTTTAGCAACCGATGCGCCAGTTGCGGTATCTCCGGCAATGAACCAACAGATGTACAGCCACCCAGCAACTCAAGAGAACATCGCGACGCTAAAACGTCGAGGCTGTGAAATCTGGGGCCCTGCCGCAGGCGAACAAGCGTGTGGTGATGTCGGCATGGGTCGCATGCTAGAACCAATGCAGCTCGTGCACCGTTGCGAAGACTTCTTCCAACCTAAGCCGCTTGCTGGCCGTTCGGTGTTGATTACTGCGGGTCCAACTCGTGAAGCCATCGACCCGGTGCGTTACATTACTAACCACAGCTCAGGCAAGATGGGCTATGCACTGGCTGAAGCGGCCGCGAAACAAGGCGCAACAGTGACTCTAATCAGTGGCCCTGTCTCATTAGCGACGCCAAACCAGGTTAATCGTATTGATGTCGACAGCGCACAACAGATGTTTGATGCTGTGAGTACCAATGCAGCTCAACACGATATATTCATTAGCTGCGCTGCAGTAGCCGACTATCGTCCACTGTCCATTGCAGACCAAAAGCTTAAAAAGGTCGATGGTAAAGACGACATGACCATTCAAATGGTTAAGAACCCAGACATTGTCGCTTCTGTTGCCTCAATGACAGAAGGCCGTCCATTTACTGTCGGCTTCGCTGCAGAAACTCAAGATGTTGAGAAGTACGCGCGCGGCAAACTGGAAAGAAAGAACCTCGATATGATTTGTGCTAACGATGTCTCTGTCGAAGGCCAAGGCTTCAATAGCAGCAGTAATGAATTGCACCTTTATTGGAAAGACGGTGATAAATCTCTGCCACTGGATAGCAAAGACACACTTGGTTTCCAGATCCTCGATCAGATCCAACAGCTTATTGGTGCATAA
- the radC gene encoding RadC family protein, with amino-acid sequence MPISKMPVESMPREKLLSRGPDSLSDAELLAIFLRTGTQGMNVLELSDKLIKDFGSLRQLFSATETEFCAHKGMGQAKYVQLQAVLEMTQRYLAETLSRGDALTSPSHTKLYLSSILRDRQREAFYILFLDNQNRVIKDEVMFEGTIDAASVYPREVVKRALHHNAAALILAHNHPSGVAEPSQADRRITRRLTDALALVDIRILDHFVVGDGEVISFAERGWI; translated from the coding sequence ATGCCTATAAGTAAGATGCCTGTTGAGTCGATGCCAAGAGAAAAACTACTGAGTCGAGGGCCAGACTCTTTAAGTGATGCGGAGTTGTTAGCGATATTTCTTCGAACCGGCACACAAGGGATGAACGTTTTAGAGTTATCTGACAAGTTGATCAAAGATTTTGGTTCGCTGCGCCAACTTTTTTCTGCAACCGAGACTGAGTTTTGTGCTCATAAAGGGATGGGGCAGGCGAAATATGTCCAGTTGCAGGCCGTTTTAGAGATGACGCAACGTTATTTGGCCGAAACTTTATCTCGAGGGGACGCATTAACCAGTCCAAGTCATACCAAGTTGTATCTTTCGAGTATATTGCGTGATCGCCAGCGAGAAGCCTTCTATATCTTGTTCTTAGATAATCAAAACAGGGTAATAAAGGATGAAGTGATGTTTGAAGGAACCATCGATGCAGCATCAGTTTACCCTAGAGAAGTAGTGAAACGGGCACTTCATCATAATGCAGCAGCATTAATCCTAGCGCACAACCATCCTTCTGGTGTTGCGGAGCCAAGCCAAGCAGATAGGCGAATTACACGCAGATTAACCGACGCATTGGCGCTGGTGGACATCCGAATTCTCGACCATTTTGTGGTTGGAGATGGCGAAGTTATCTCTTTTGCAGAGCGCGGATGGATTTGA
- the rpmB gene encoding 50S ribosomal protein L28: protein MSRVCQVTGKRPVTGNNRSHARNATKRRFLPNLQTHRFWVESEKRFVKLRLTAKGMRIIDKKGIDAVLVDIRARGENV from the coding sequence ATGTCCCGAGTATGTCAAGTAACTGGTAAGCGTCCAGTAACGGGTAATAACCGTTCACACGCACGCAATGCTACCAAGCGTCGTTTTCTGCCGAACCTACAAACTCACCGTTTCTGGGTAGAGAGCGAAAAACGTTTTGTTAAACTACGTCTAACTGCTAAAGGCATGCGTATTATTGATAAGAAAGGCATCGATGCTGTTCTTGTTGATATCCGTGCACGTGGCGAAAACGTTTAA
- the rpmG gene encoding 50S ribosomal protein L33, producing MAKGIREKIRLVSSAGTGHFYTTDKNKRNMPGKFEIKKFDPVVRQHVMYKEAKIK from the coding sequence ATGGCTAAAGGCATTCGTGAGAAAATCCGTCTAGTATCTTCTGCTGGAACTGGTCACTTCTACACAACTGACAAGAACAAGCGTAACATGCCAGGCAAATTTGAGATCAAAAAGTTTGATCCAGTAGTTCGCCAGCACGTTATGTACAAAGAAGCTAAAATCAAGTAA
- the mutM gene encoding bifunctional DNA-formamidopyrimidine glycosylase/DNA-(apurinic or apyrimidinic site) lyase — protein MPELPEVEVSRMGISPHLVGEKINTLTFRTPKLRWDIPQELKQLEGQVIRSISRRAKYLLIETDTGTAIVHLGMSGSLRVLDADFPPAKHDHVDLKLTNGKILRYNDPRRFGAWLWSAPDEIHTVLLGSGPEPLTDDFNADYIAEKAAKRKVAVKQFIMDNKVVVGVGNIYANEALFSSRIHPLRPANKITQAEWILLTQEIKEVLATAIKQGGTTLKDFAQADGKPGYFAQELQVYGKAGEKCPNCEALIQELKIGQRNTFFCEECQS, from the coding sequence ATGCCTGAATTACCCGAAGTTGAAGTAAGCCGCATGGGGATCTCGCCTCATTTAGTCGGTGAGAAGATAAATACTCTGACTTTTCGTACACCGAAACTACGTTGGGATATCCCTCAAGAACTTAAGCAACTAGAAGGACAGGTGATTCGCTCTATTTCACGTCGAGCTAAGTACCTATTGATAGAAACCGATACCGGAACAGCCATTGTTCACCTTGGGATGTCTGGTTCACTGCGCGTGTTAGACGCAGATTTCCCGCCAGCAAAACACGATCACGTGGATCTTAAGTTAACCAATGGCAAGATATTGCGTTACAACGATCCGCGTCGCTTTGGTGCGTGGTTATGGTCGGCGCCTGATGAGATACATACTGTACTACTTGGCTCTGGTCCTGAGCCGCTAACTGACGACTTCAACGCAGACTACATCGCTGAAAAAGCTGCAAAGCGAAAAGTGGCCGTCAAACAGTTCATTATGGACAACAAAGTAGTGGTAGGCGTGGGAAACATCTACGCCAACGAAGCATTATTTTCTTCAAGAATTCATCCACTTCGTCCTGCTAACAAGATAACTCAAGCCGAGTGGATCTTGTTAACTCAAGAGATTAAAGAGGTACTTGCCACTGCTATCAAACAAGGTGGCACCACTTTAAAAGATTTCGCGCAAGCAGATGGCAAGCCGGGGTATTTCGCCCAAGAGCTACAAGTCTATGGGAAAGCCGGTGAAAAGTGCCCTAACTGTGAAGCTCTAATCCAAGAGTTAAAAATAGGGCAGAGGAATACGTTCTTTTGTGAAGAGTGCCAGAGCTAA
- a CDS encoding glycosyl transferase family 90: protein MSLTKFKYYVTHGLISILPPAVFRYRAKKLLTDIEQKRREEVMSRVDYYNKLTQPFELNNEVQTVKNFKKTGGNTYYFDLFKVIKGFDPENRFSVLNGDIRHIPEQPSFLKSRPITGKNQNCVVLKLNAIRHFQFVDDKLSFRDKKDMVAWRGVGFQPHRQVVIKQFYNHPMCNLGQTRPHEGQPWEKGFMSIEEQLQYKFLLAIEGNDVATNLKWSMSSNSLVLMSKPKYETWFMEGQLLAGHHYVELKNDYSDLPDKVGYFIDHPEEAEAIIRNANKWVEQFKDTKQERLISLLVAQKYFEKSGQSL, encoded by the coding sequence ATGAGCCTGACAAAGTTTAAGTACTATGTAACTCATGGGCTGATATCAATCCTCCCTCCAGCTGTTTTTCGTTATAGAGCTAAAAAATTGCTCACCGATATTGAACAGAAAAGGCGTGAGGAAGTAATGAGTCGCGTTGACTATTACAACAAACTTACTCAACCCTTTGAACTAAATAACGAAGTACAAACTGTAAAAAACTTCAAGAAAACGGGGGGAAATACTTACTACTTCGATTTATTTAAAGTAATTAAAGGTTTTGACCCTGAAAATCGATTTTCGGTTTTAAACGGTGATATTAGGCACATACCCGAACAGCCAAGCTTTTTAAAAAGCCGACCAATTACAGGTAAAAATCAGAACTGTGTTGTTTTGAAATTGAATGCAATTCGTCACTTCCAATTTGTTGATGACAAATTAAGCTTTAGAGATAAAAAGGATATGGTGGCATGGAGAGGCGTCGGTTTTCAGCCTCACAGACAAGTAGTGATCAAACAATTTTACAATCACCCAATGTGTAATTTAGGCCAAACTCGCCCCCATGAAGGCCAACCTTGGGAAAAAGGTTTTATGTCTATTGAAGAACAACTTCAATACAAGTTTCTTTTGGCGATAGAAGGAAACGATGTAGCTACTAACCTAAAATGGTCGATGTCGTCAAACTCGCTAGTATTAATGTCTAAGCCAAAATATGAAACTTGGTTTATGGAAGGTCAACTCCTTGCTGGGCATCACTACGTAGAACTAAAAAACGACTATTCAGATCTTCCTGACAAAGTTGGGTACTTCATTGACCATCCAGAAGAAGCAGAGGCCATAATCCGAAACGCAAACAAATGGGTCGAACAATTTAAAGATACAAAGCAAGAGCGACTCATATCCTTACTTGTTGCTCAGAAGTACTTTGAAAAATCAGGACAATCGCTCTAA
- the coaD gene encoding pantetheine-phosphate adenylyltransferase: MTKKVIYPGTFDPITNGHLDIIERAAKMFDEVLIGVAASPSKKTMFSLPERVELIEQATSHINNTSVAGFSGLLVDFAKDQDANILIRGLRTTVDFEYEFGLTSMYRKLLPGIESVFLTPSEEYAFLSSTIVREVAIHGGDISGFVPNTVNTAIIDKVTK; the protein is encoded by the coding sequence GTGACTAAAAAGGTTATCTACCCTGGAACATTCGACCCTATCACTAACGGTCACTTAGACATCATTGAGCGTGCTGCAAAAATGTTCGATGAAGTGCTAATTGGTGTGGCTGCTAGTCCTTCAAAAAAAACCATGTTCAGTTTGCCTGAGCGAGTAGAGTTAATAGAACAGGCAACGTCGCATATAAACAATACTTCTGTTGCCGGCTTTAGCGGTTTATTGGTGGACTTTGCTAAAGATCAAGATGCAAATATCTTGATTAGAGGCTTAAGAACAACAGTAGATTTTGAATATGAATTTGGTTTAACCAGTATGTATAGGAAGCTATTGCCAGGCATTGAAAGTGTATTTTTAACACCATCTGAAGAATATGCCTTTCTGTCATCAACTATAGTTCGAGAAGTCGCCATTCATGGTGGAGACATCAGTGGCTTTGTCCCGAATACAGTCAACACAGCTATAATCGACAAGGTTACGAAATGA
- a CDS encoding glycosyltransferase family 2 protein, producing MKCSLIITTYNWKEALSAVLDSVTIQSTLPDEVIIADDGSKKDTAELVKQYQGSFPVPLIHSWHEDNGFRLSMSRNRAIAKACGDYIIMIDGDILLSPTFIESHVQAAKKQQFVQGGRALLGEEISERLMRTKSMPTLFSEDIRNRKNCISNPFLARIFSYIRNSDKATRGCNMAFWKSDVIDVNGFNQDFVGWGREDSEFVHRMLNKGTNRLYLKFAGIGYHLYHPENSRGSLPENDAILDNTVNQKLTFCQNGINQFISEKGCD from the coding sequence ATGAAATGTAGTTTAATTATAACAACTTACAACTGGAAGGAAGCATTAAGTGCCGTTCTTGATAGTGTCACCATACAAAGCACACTACCAGATGAAGTCATAATTGCCGATGATGGTTCAAAAAAAGACACCGCAGAGTTAGTTAAACAATATCAAGGTTCTTTCCCGGTACCTCTTATTCATTCGTGGCACGAAGATAATGGCTTCCGTTTGTCCATGAGTCGAAATAGAGCAATAGCAAAAGCTTGCGGCGATTATATAATCATGATCGACGGCGATATTCTTCTTTCCCCAACATTTATTGAGTCACATGTTCAAGCGGCTAAAAAGCAACAATTTGTCCAAGGCGGTAGAGCTCTACTCGGTGAAGAAATCAGCGAAAGACTGATGCGAACAAAATCAATGCCAACACTATTTTCCGAAGATATTCGTAATCGTAAAAACTGCATATCAAACCCTTTTCTTGCGAGAATATTTTCCTATATCCGGAACAGTGATAAAGCAACTCGCGGATGTAACATGGCTTTCTGGAAATCAGATGTCATTGATGTAAATGGTTTTAATCAAGATTTTGTTGGTTGGGGAAGAGAAGACAGTGAATTTGTACACCGCATGCTCAATAAGGGTACTAATAGACTATATTTGAAATTTGCTGGGATTGGTTATCACCTTTACCACCCAGAAAACTCGCGAGGTTCTCTGCCCGAAAACGATGCTATTCTTGATAATACAGTCAATCAAAAACTTACTTTCTGTCAAAATGGAATCAACCAATTTATAAGTGAGAAAGGCTGTGACTAA
- a CDS encoding glycosyltransferase family 2 protein has protein sequence MAKPTLAVALIVKNETKHLRDCLETVHGWVDEIIILDSGSTDDTKGIALEYTDKFFVNEDWKGFGRQRQLAQQHVSSDFVLWLDADERVTPELKKEIIDVIEKALPKTAYKINRLSDAFGKVIHHSGWSPDWVVRLYNIKDGKYNSALVHEKVILDNDITVQKLNGRLLHFTYDNLHHYINKTTGYLKAWTDEREGKKKAGLSTALIHALGCFVKMYIIKRGFLDGKHGFILAWLATHSTFIKYIDLYLRSEQKKNEM, from the coding sequence GTGGCGAAACCAACCCTTGCAGTTGCACTTATTGTAAAAAATGAAACCAAGCACCTTCGAGATTGCTTAGAGACGGTTCACGGCTGGGTTGATGAAATTATCATTCTGGACTCAGGAAGCACGGACGATACTAAAGGTATAGCTCTTGAATATACTGACAAGTTCTTTGTAAATGAAGACTGGAAAGGGTTTGGTCGACAGCGTCAATTAGCTCAGCAACATGTGTCCTCTGACTTTGTACTTTGGTTAGATGCAGATGAACGGGTCACTCCAGAGCTAAAAAAAGAAATCATAGATGTTATAGAAAAAGCCCTACCAAAGACTGCCTACAAAATAAATCGACTAAGCGATGCATTTGGTAAAGTAATTCACCATTCCGGTTGGTCACCTGACTGGGTAGTTAGGCTCTATAATATAAAGGATGGCAAATACAATAGTGCACTCGTGCACGAGAAAGTGATTCTTGATAACGACATTACAGTTCAAAAACTCAATGGTCGATTACTCCACTTCACTTATGACAACCTGCATCACTATATCAATAAAACGACTGGTTACTTGAAAGCTTGGACAGACGAACGTGAAGGAAAGAAAAAAGCAGGCCTATCTACAGCTTTAATCCATGCGTTAGGTTGTTTCGTAAAAATGTATATCATTAAGCGAGGCTTTCTCGACGGGAAACATGGGTTTATTCTTGCTTGGTTAGCAACTCATTCAACTTTTATCAAATACATCGATTTGTATCTACGATCAGAGCAGAAAAAAAATGAAATGTAG
- a CDS encoding glycosyltransferase family 9 protein, with the protein MSLFKSAPKSLCVLRLSAIGDVCNTIAAIQSIQRYWPETKITWITGKLESQLLQSIDNVEVIVFDKKAGIKGYIQLWKSLKGRQFDALLHMQYALRASVATLGINAKYKLGFDALRSQDFQTLFTNIKVPSPTTMHVLDGLMAFTHTLGVPKARPTWALSYSKADKLWAQEQLSRSNKKLVIVPAASKGYKNWTVQGYVDVIIHARQSGWHVTLAGSPAKIEVELAQDIQKKLGAPCLNLVGKSSILEMLALIDNATMVIAPDTGPTHMANAMSTPVIGLYAHHNPDRTGPYNYQQYVVSAYEEAIQAEHNKPSDQLDWRTRVKDPLAMQKIPSKKVIDMFESVAKDLRL; encoded by the coding sequence ATGTCTTTGTTCAAGTCCGCTCCAAAATCCCTTTGTGTCTTGCGCCTTTCTGCTATTGGCGATGTATGTAACACCATTGCAGCTATTCAGTCGATTCAGCGATACTGGCCCGAAACAAAGATAACTTGGATAACAGGCAAACTTGAATCTCAACTCCTTCAATCTATAGACAACGTAGAAGTCATAGTATTCGATAAAAAAGCAGGAATAAAAGGCTATATTCAGCTCTGGAAATCTTTGAAGGGTCGACAGTTTGATGCTCTCTTGCACATGCAATACGCCCTAAGAGCTAGCGTTGCGACCCTAGGCATCAACGCCAAATATAAATTAGGATTTGATGCTTTACGTAGCCAAGACTTTCAGACTTTATTCACCAATATAAAGGTTCCCTCCCCGACCACAATGCACGTTCTCGATGGTTTAATGGCTTTTACTCACACTTTAGGTGTGCCAAAAGCACGACCAACTTGGGCGTTAAGCTACAGCAAAGCAGACAAATTATGGGCACAAGAACAACTCTCCAGATCAAACAAAAAACTAGTTATTGTTCCTGCTGCGAGCAAAGGTTATAAGAATTGGACAGTGCAAGGTTACGTTGATGTCATTATCCATGCACGGCAATCAGGGTGGCATGTCACGTTAGCAGGAAGCCCTGCTAAAATTGAAGTCGAATTAGCTCAAGATATTCAAAAAAAATTAGGCGCACCTTGTCTAAACCTCGTTGGCAAAAGCAGCATACTTGAAATGTTAGCTCTCATTGACAACGCTACAATGGTAATAGCACCAGATACTGGACCGACTCATATGGCTAATGCTATGAGCACCCCAGTTATCGGTTTATATGCACACCATAACCCTGATAGAACTGGCCCATACAACTATCAACAGTATGTTGTTTCAGCGTATGAAGAAGCAATCCAAGCTGAGCATAATAAACCGTCAGATCAATTGGATTGGCGAACTCGTGTAAAAGATCCTCTTGCAATGCAGAAGATACCCAGTAAAAAAGTCATTGATATGTTTGAATCAGTGGCTAAAGATCTTCGTTTGTAA
- a CDS encoding 3-deoxy-D-manno-octulosonic acid kinase produces MQTLRLDNQIIWFDQTVIDEKQVQFAFDADYWREKSCIVGSALGRGTTWFVQLDSVQAALRHYRRGGLFSKLIEDSYWFNGEENTRSFQELTLLNYLRESNVHVPRPIAARVVKSGFTYRADLLSEKVADARDLVAILKEKPLTKTMYQKIGNEIRKMHAAQVNHTDLNIHNILIDGADKVWIIDFDKCYQQQGDTWKQGNWSRLKRSFEKERLKNDIFWTSTEFSQMTNDKVNVDD; encoded by the coding sequence ATGCAAACACTTAGACTCGACAATCAGATAATTTGGTTTGATCAAACAGTGATTGATGAAAAGCAAGTGCAGTTTGCGTTTGATGCTGACTATTGGCGAGAGAAAAGTTGCATTGTTGGCAGTGCATTAGGGCGAGGAACAACTTGGTTTGTTCAATTAGATTCGGTACAAGCCGCATTACGCCACTACCGACGCGGTGGATTGTTTAGTAAACTAATTGAAGATAGTTATTGGTTTAATGGGGAAGAAAACACTAGAAGTTTCCAAGAGTTGACGCTTCTTAATTACCTTCGGGAGTCTAATGTCCACGTACCACGGCCAATTGCTGCACGTGTTGTAAAAAGCGGATTTACTTATAGAGCGGATTTGTTAAGTGAAAAAGTGGCAGATGCTCGAGATCTTGTTGCTATCCTTAAAGAGAAACCATTAACTAAAACTATGTATCAGAAAATCGGTAACGAGATTCGTAAAATGCATGCCGCACAAGTAAATCATACTGACTTGAATATCCATAATATTCTGATTGACGGTGCTGATAAGGTATGGATTATAGATTTTGATAAGTGCTATCAACAACAAGGCGATACTTGGAAGCAAGGTAACTGGTCAAGATTAAAAAGATCTTTTGAAAAAGAGCGTTTGAAAAACGACATTTTTTGGACCAGTACCGAGTTTAGTCAGATGACTAACGACAAGGTCAATGTAGATGATTAG